From one Micromonospora siamensis genomic stretch:
- a CDS encoding NosD domain-containing protein — MSTVYDVTTWTVPGNPAVTCWTDVGAVINSIIAAVKAGQPDQNSKPGAVIYLPPGDYPLKTRVEVDVSYLTIKGSGHGFTSSSIRYNSGDTSSWWEIWPGGSRIRVQNTDGRAEAFRVARTGNPRLSSVVFENFCLDGVGFTPDQNSYRNGKVGILVDTANDAFRIERMGFVYLERALVVRDADALSVSDNFIAECGNCVELIGSGQASKVTDNLIGAGYVGYSLFAEGHEGLLVTANNIFPRGKSAIQFRNTNRSSITANRLHGFYPGMITFEGLNKENLVSGNHLRREAEPWGPMQPYGNGRDDLFGVIQLRGDNNLVTGNLIAWYVDPAKITPAGATPTMILVASGASNVIATNHVVANVGVKTVVLDATTTGTRVLDSGTAAQFQAYTGSYAFRATP, encoded by the coding sequence ATGTCGACCGTGTACGACGTGACCACCTGGACCGTCCCCGGCAACCCCGCCGTCACCTGCTGGACCGACGTCGGCGCGGTGATCAACAGCATCATCGCCGCCGTGAAGGCCGGCCAGCCCGACCAGAACAGCAAGCCGGGAGCGGTGATCTACCTGCCGCCCGGCGACTATCCGCTGAAGACCCGGGTCGAGGTGGACGTCAGCTACCTGACCATCAAGGGCTCCGGGCACGGCTTCACCTCCTCCAGCATCCGCTACAACTCCGGCGACACCTCCTCCTGGTGGGAGATCTGGCCCGGCGGCAGCCGGATCCGGGTGCAGAACACCGACGGGCGGGCCGAGGCGTTCCGGGTCGCCCGCACCGGCAACCCCCGGCTCAGCTCGGTGGTCTTCGAGAACTTCTGCCTCGACGGGGTCGGCTTCACCCCCGACCAGAACTCGTACCGCAACGGCAAGGTCGGGATCCTGGTCGACACCGCCAACGACGCCTTCCGGATCGAACGGATGGGCTTCGTCTACCTGGAACGCGCCCTGGTCGTCCGGGACGCCGACGCGCTCAGCGTCAGCGACAACTTCATCGCCGAGTGCGGCAACTGCGTCGAGCTGATCGGAAGCGGTCAGGCGTCCAAGGTCACCGACAACCTGATCGGCGCCGGCTACGTCGGCTACTCGCTCTTCGCCGAGGGACACGAGGGGCTGCTGGTCACCGCGAACAACATCTTCCCCCGGGGGAAGAGCGCCATCCAGTTCAGGAACACCAACCGCTCGTCGATCACCGCGAACCGGCTGCACGGCTTCTATCCCGGCATGATCACCTTCGAGGGGTTGAACAAGGAGAACCTGGTCAGCGGCAACCACCTGCGCCGGGAGGCCGAGCCGTGGGGGCCGATGCAGCCGTACGGCAACGGCCGCGACGACCTGTTCGGCGTGATCCAGCTGCGCGGCGACAACAACCTGGTCACCGGCAACCTGATCGCCTGGTACGTCGACCCGGCCAAGATCACCCCGGCCGGCGCCACCCCGACGATGATCCTGGTCGCCTCGGGCGCCAGCAACGTGATCGCCACCAACCACGTGGTGGCCAACGTGGGCGTGAAGACCGTCGTGCTCGACGCCACCACCACCGGCACCCGGGTGCTGGACAGCGGCACCGCCGCGCAGTTCCAGGCGTACACCGGCAGTTACGCCTTCCGGGCCACGCCGTGA
- a CDS encoding glycoside hydrolase family 32 protein — MWLALVATVLALLPGLPAAAGTPGDYPEFPYPATGYTEPQRGQFHFSPRAGWMNDINAPLWHNGQYHLFFQHNPHGLTWDTMHWGHATSPDLVHWTQKPIALEPGVHPGDLWSGGGVVDTADTAGLKTGADAPIVVFTGTNGVSLAYSNDGGRTFQNYDGGRQVLALPANSRDPKVFWHAPTGRWVMVVWTDNGGNAALIYTSPNLRDWTWRSRYAADWLLECPDLFALPLDGTGPTRWVLTDASGEYVVGGFDGATFTADSPTPQRMDQGANSYFGTFYAGLTFQNMPDGRVVQMAWQPGNTGKGWTGNATVPVQLGLRSYPEGVRLTRFPVAELATLRTSSQSWADRTVTADPATDPLVGLTADTYELVAEFDTAASTASRFGFDLHRRADGSYDRRVAYDRAAQTLYGAPLAPAGGRVKMRILVDRGQLEIFGNDGKLSYTDNVAFDSSPGSQGLRLFAEGGGVRVVSLQLHRIGSTWGQGESTLEGNLAGPWTTAGGTWTDVTGGKRGEAIGDGFYLSGSTAGDVAYEADVRLETAAAAGITVRASADGSAHYTANVDAAGLVKLWRPGRDIAVYPTPVSRGRTYHLKLVASGSSLKVYLDHGATPVIDATDTAYATGRLGVNVFAGAAVAQNAQRDAAGFRTNLGQRWNPVAGEWTVPTGGLRGRRMDNGFRLSERTAGDLTLTGDVRVLAGRAAGLTFRASTDGAAHYTVNVDTDGLVKLWRPGRDIATWPTTIVPGRTYRLRVAATGPRIQVFFAGGATPVIDVADGTYATGRVGVNVFDSVAEFQDVTIG; from the coding sequence GTGTGGCTCGCACTGGTCGCGACCGTGCTGGCGCTGCTGCCGGGACTGCCCGCAGCGGCCGGCACGCCCGGCGACTATCCCGAGTTCCCCTACCCGGCGACCGGCTACACCGAGCCACAGCGTGGGCAGTTCCACTTCAGCCCCCGGGCCGGCTGGATGAACGACATCAACGCCCCGCTCTGGCACAACGGGCAGTACCACCTGTTCTTCCAGCACAACCCGCACGGGCTGACCTGGGACACCATGCACTGGGGGCACGCCACCTCGCCGGACCTGGTGCACTGGACGCAGAAGCCGATCGCGCTGGAACCGGGCGTCCACCCCGGTGATCTGTGGTCCGGCGGCGGCGTCGTCGACACCGCCGACACCGCCGGCCTCAAGACCGGCGCCGACGCCCCGATCGTGGTGTTCACCGGCACCAACGGGGTCAGCCTCGCCTACAGCAACGACGGTGGCCGCACCTTCCAGAACTACGACGGCGGGCGTCAGGTGCTCGCCCTGCCCGCCAACAGCCGCGACCCGAAGGTCTTCTGGCACGCCCCCACCGGGCGGTGGGTGATGGTGGTCTGGACCGACAACGGCGGCAACGCCGCCCTCATCTACACCTCGCCCAACCTGCGCGACTGGACCTGGCGCAGCCGGTACGCCGCGGACTGGCTGCTGGAGTGCCCCGACCTGTTCGCCCTGCCGCTGGACGGCACCGGCCCCACGAGATGGGTGCTCACCGACGCCAGCGGCGAGTACGTCGTCGGTGGCTTCGACGGCGCCACCTTCACCGCCGACTCGCCCACCCCGCAACGGATGGACCAGGGCGCGAACAGCTACTTCGGCACGTTCTACGCCGGACTCACCTTCCAGAACATGCCCGACGGCAGGGTCGTGCAGATGGCCTGGCAGCCCGGTAACACCGGCAAGGGCTGGACCGGCAACGCCACCGTCCCGGTGCAACTGGGCCTGCGCAGCTATCCGGAGGGGGTCCGGCTCACCCGGTTCCCGGTGGCGGAGCTGGCCACCCTGCGCACCAGCAGCCAGAGCTGGGCCGACCGCACGGTCACCGCCGACCCGGCCACCGACCCGCTCGTCGGCCTCACCGCCGACACCTACGAGCTGGTCGCCGAGTTCGACACCGCCGCCAGCACCGCCAGCCGCTTCGGCTTCGACCTGCACCGGCGGGCCGACGGCAGCTACGACCGGCGGGTCGCGTACGACCGTGCGGCGCAGACCCTGTACGGGGCACCGCTGGCCCCGGCCGGCGGACGGGTGAAGATGCGGATCCTCGTCGACCGCGGGCAGTTGGAGATCTTCGGCAACGACGGGAAGCTGTCCTACACCGACAACGTCGCCTTCGACTCGTCCCCTGGCAGCCAGGGGCTACGGCTGTTCGCCGAGGGCGGCGGGGTGCGGGTGGTCTCGTTGCAACTGCACCGGATCGGCTCCACCTGGGGGCAGGGCGAGTCCACCCTGGAGGGCAACCTCGCCGGGCCGTGGACCACTGCCGGCGGCACCTGGACCGACGTGACCGGCGGCAAACGCGGCGAGGCCATCGGGGACGGCTTCTACCTCAGTGGCAGCACCGCCGGGGACGTCGCGTACGAGGCCGACGTGCGGCTGGAGACCGCGGCGGCGGCCGGGATCACCGTCCGGGCCAGCGCCGACGGGTCCGCCCACTACACCGCCAACGTCGACGCCGCCGGGCTGGTCAAGCTCTGGCGACCGGGTCGGGACATCGCGGTGTACCCGACCCCGGTCAGCCGGGGGCGGACCTATCACCTCAAGCTGGTGGCCAGCGGGTCGAGCCTGAAGGTCTACCTGGACCACGGCGCCACCCCGGTGATCGACGCGACCGACACCGCGTACGCCACCGGCCGGCTCGGGGTCAACGTCTTCGCGGGGGCGGCGGTGGCGCAGAACGCCCAGCGGGACGCCGCGGGGTTCCGCACCAACCTCGGTCAGCGGTGGAACCCGGTGGCGGGGGAGTGGACCGTGCCGACCGGCGGGCTGCGCGGGCGGCGGATGGACAACGGTTTCCGGCTCAGCGAGCGCACCGCCGGTGACCTGACCCTCACCGGGGACGTCCGGGTGCTCGCCGGCCGGGCCGCCGGGCTGACCTTCCGGGCCAGCACCGACGGCGCCGCCCACTACACCGTCAACGTCGACACCGACGGGCTGGTCAAGCTCTGGCGGCCGGGCCGGGACATCGCCACCTGGCCGACGACGATCGTGCCGGGGCGCACGTACCGGTTGCGGGTGGCCGCCACCGGGCCGCGGATCCAGGTCTTCTTCGCCGGTGGCGCGACGCCGGTCATCGACGTCGCCGACGGCACGTACGCCACCGGGCGGGTCGGGGTGAACGTCTTCGACTCGGTCGCCGAGTTCCAGGACGTGACGATCGGCTGA
- a CDS encoding MFS transporter produces MTAVSADRARLGPDFTRLWTANAVSNLGDGVTMVAGPLLVASISDDPAAVAAAALAPQLPWLLFALVSGALVDRLDRRRLVVTVNVARGGVLAALAVAVLTGTATVPVICLAFFLTGLGETLADTASGALLPALVPAEQLERANSRLFATFVVGNQFAAKPLGAYLFTVGAALPFAVDAGSFGLAALLVALLRWRPLPPPAESAPSADRKRSIRADIRDGLRALWSIPALRTLVVCIAVMNVAFCAAFAAFVLYARQRLGLGDVGYGVLLTASAVGGLAGSALATRLRSRFGTPALLRVGLLIEVGLQLVLATTRQPWVAGAALAIWGVHTMVWGVLVVSLRQRLVPDRLRGRVNSVYALADLGGAAVGTALGGLLAQATGWITAPFWAAAGALAALTVAVWRRLAVAAG; encoded by the coding sequence ATGACCGCCGTCAGCGCCGACCGGGCCCGGCTGGGCCCCGACTTCACCCGTCTCTGGACCGCGAACGCCGTGTCGAACCTCGGCGACGGCGTCACCATGGTCGCCGGCCCCCTGCTGGTCGCTTCGATCAGCGACGATCCCGCCGCGGTGGCCGCCGCGGCGCTCGCCCCGCAGCTGCCCTGGTTGCTCTTCGCGCTGGTCAGCGGCGCCCTGGTGGACCGGCTCGACCGGCGCCGCCTGGTCGTCACGGTCAACGTGGCCCGGGGTGGGGTGCTCGCCGCGCTAGCCGTCGCGGTGCTCACCGGTACGGCCACCGTGCCGGTGATCTGCCTGGCGTTCTTCCTGACCGGGCTCGGCGAGACCCTCGCCGACACCGCCTCCGGCGCGCTGCTGCCGGCGCTGGTCCCGGCGGAGCAGTTGGAACGGGCGAACAGCCGGCTCTTCGCCACCTTCGTGGTGGGCAACCAGTTCGCCGCGAAGCCGCTCGGGGCGTACCTGTTCACCGTGGGGGCGGCGCTGCCCTTCGCGGTGGACGCCGGCAGCTTCGGACTGGCCGCGCTGCTCGTGGCGCTGCTGCGCTGGCGACCGCTGCCGCCACCGGCCGAATCGGCGCCGAGTGCTGATCGTAAGCGGTCAATCCGGGCCGACATACGCGACGGCCTGCGGGCCCTGTGGTCGATCCCGGCGTTGCGCACCCTCGTGGTCTGCATCGCGGTGATGAACGTGGCGTTCTGCGCCGCGTTCGCCGCCTTCGTGCTCTACGCCCGCCAGCGGCTCGGGCTCGGCGACGTCGGGTACGGCGTGCTGCTCACCGCCTCGGCGGTGGGCGGGCTGGCCGGCAGCGCGTTGGCCACCCGGCTGCGGTCCCGGTTCGGCACGCCGGCCCTGCTGCGCGTCGGCCTGCTGATCGAGGTCGGACTCCAGCTGGTGCTGGCCACCACCCGACAACCCTGGGTGGCCGGCGCGGCGCTGGCGATCTGGGGCGTGCACACGATGGTCTGGGGCGTGCTGGTGGTCTCGCTGCGGCAGCGCCTCGTGCCGGACCGGCTGCGCGGGCGGGTGAACAGCGTCTACGCCCTGGCCGACCTGGGCGGGGCGGCCGTGGGCACCGCGCTCGGCGGCCTGCTCGCCCAGGCCACCGGCTGGATCACCGCGCCCTTCTGGGCGGCGGCCGGCGCCCTCGCGGCGCTCACCGTCGCCGTGTGGCGGCGGTTGGCGGTCGCGGCCGGCTGA
- a CDS encoding GNAT family N-acetyltransferase, which translates to MRYLRTAGRVGIRRPRPDDEAEFTAAARRSAQLHHPWVAAPATPAAFAAYLAKARRRDTQSFLFCDRDSGAIAGYANIGGIIMGPLRGGFLGYAAFLPYAGTGHASTGIGLVVAHALDTLGLHRLEANIQPGNEPSKRVAHRLGFRLEGFSPDYLFVDGAWRDHERWAVTAEREGLR; encoded by the coding sequence GTGAGATACCTGCGTACCGCCGGGAGGGTCGGAATCCGCCGGCCGCGACCGGACGACGAGGCCGAGTTCACCGCCGCCGCCCGCCGCAGCGCGCAACTGCACCACCCCTGGGTGGCCGCGCCCGCCACCCCGGCCGCGTTCGCGGCGTACCTGGCCAAGGCGCGTCGGCGCGACACCCAGAGCTTCCTGTTCTGCGACCGGGACAGCGGGGCGATCGCCGGGTACGCCAACATCGGCGGGATCATCATGGGGCCGCTGCGGGGCGGATTCCTCGGCTACGCCGCCTTCCTGCCGTACGCCGGCACCGGTCACGCCTCGACCGGGATCGGCCTGGTCGTGGCGCACGCCCTCGACACGCTGGGCCTGCACCGGTTGGAGGCGAACATCCAGCCCGGCAACGAGCCGTCGAAGCGGGTGGCCCACAGGCTGGGCTTCCGGCTGGAGGGCTTCTCACCCGACTACCTGTTCGTCGACGGCGCCTGGCGCGACCACGAACGCTGGGCGGTCACCGCGGAACGGGAGGGGCTCCGCTGA
- a CDS encoding M20/M25/M40 family metallo-hydrolase, with product MGINENAGGGPTRPSRRTFLTASAAATAAAVTTSPATAQAVDADTLVPHGPGQPAHPQQPDRELRALLREVDRDRIEATVRRLAAFGTRHTLSDQDSPERGIGAARDWIFAQLSGYAAASGGRMTVQLQSYVQQPASRIPVATRITNVVATLRGETAPNRVYVVTGHYDSRATDVLDAVGDAPGADDDASGVAVLMELARVMATRRSEATIVFAAVAGEEQGLYGSTYLAGQLKAAGVDVQGMFSDDIVGSSTADDGTRDPRTVRLFAEGVPTTETPAEASVRQSVGGENDSPSRQLARFVVDVAENGATGMRVRVIYRRDRYLRGSDHIPFLREGWPAARFTEPNEDFAHQHQDVRVVDGVQYGDLPEFCDFDYITRVARVNGAALWSLAQAPGTPKGAIVVTTNLTNDTTLRWQRGTEPDLAGYEVVWRETTAAEWQKVIPVGDVTEVTVDLSKDNVFFGVRAVDTAGHRSPVAFPRPGS from the coding sequence ATGGGAATCAATGAGAACGCCGGCGGCGGGCCCACCAGGCCCAGCCGGCGTACCTTCCTGACCGCCTCGGCGGCGGCCACCGCGGCCGCCGTCACCACCTCACCGGCCACCGCGCAGGCCGTCGACGCCGACACCCTCGTGCCGCACGGTCCGGGCCAACCGGCCCACCCGCAGCAGCCGGACCGCGAGCTGCGCGCGCTGCTGCGCGAGGTGGACCGGGACCGGATCGAGGCCACCGTGCGCCGGCTGGCCGCCTTCGGTACCCGGCACACCCTCTCCGACCAGGACAGTCCCGAGCGGGGCATCGGCGCCGCCCGGGACTGGATCTTCGCGCAGCTCTCCGGGTACGCCGCCGCCTCCGGCGGCCGGATGACCGTGCAGCTCCAGTCGTACGTTCAGCAGCCCGCGTCCAGGATCCCGGTGGCCACCCGGATCACCAACGTGGTCGCCACCCTGCGCGGCGAGACCGCGCCGAACCGGGTGTACGTGGTGACCGGCCACTACGACTCGCGGGCCACCGACGTGCTGGACGCGGTCGGCGACGCGCCCGGCGCCGACGACGACGCCTCCGGCGTGGCGGTGCTGATGGAACTGGCCCGGGTGATGGCCACCCGGCGCAGCGAGGCGACCATCGTCTTCGCCGCCGTGGCCGGCGAGGAGCAGGGCCTGTACGGCTCGACCTACCTGGCCGGGCAGCTCAAGGCGGCCGGCGTGGACGTGCAGGGCATGTTCAGCGACGACATCGTCGGCTCCAGCACCGCAGACGACGGCACCCGCGACCCGCGTACGGTCCGGCTCTTCGCCGAGGGCGTGCCGACCACGGAGACCCCCGCCGAGGCGAGCGTCCGGCAGTCGGTCGGCGGCGAGAACGACTCGCCGTCCCGCCAGCTCGCCCGGTTCGTCGTCGACGTGGCCGAGAACGGCGCCACCGGCATGCGGGTCCGGGTGATCTACCGGCGGGACCGCTACCTGCGCGGCAGCGACCACATCCCGTTCCTGCGCGAGGGCTGGCCGGCCGCCCGGTTCACCGAGCCGAACGAGGACTTCGCCCACCAGCACCAGGACGTCCGGGTGGTCGACGGCGTCCAGTACGGCGACCTGCCGGAGTTCTGCGACTTCGACTACATCACCCGGGTGGCGCGGGTCAACGGCGCGGCGCTGTGGTCCCTCGCCCAGGCGCCGGGCACCCCGAAGGGAGCGATCGTCGTCACCACCAACCTGACCAACGACACCACCCTGCGCTGGCAGCGCGGCACCGAGCCGGACCTCGCCGGCTACGAGGTGGTGTGGCGGGAGACCACGGCGGCCGAGTGGCAGAAGGTGATTCCGGTCGGCGACGTCACCGAGGTCACTGTCGACCTGTCCAAGGACAACGTCTTCTTCGGCGTACGCGCGGTGGACACCGCCGGGCACCGCAGCCCGGTCGCCTTCCCCCGCCCCGGCAGCTGA
- a CDS encoding NAD(P)/FAD-dependent oxidoreductase has translation MTKPRVVIVGAGFAGYHAAKTLSRLAGDRAEIVLLNSTDYFLYLPLLPEVAAGVVEPTRISVPLSGTLDGVRVVIGEADRVDLQNRWVGFTQPEGDRNQLAYDRLVLAVGSVNKLLPIPGVTEYAHGFRGLPEALYLHDHVIRQIELAEQAEDPAEQQARATFVVVGAGYTGTEVAAHGQLFTDALAAQRPRLSIRPRWMLLDVAPRVLPELDQRMSRTADRVLRRRGVDVRMGTSVAEATADGVKLTDGDYVPTCTLVWCVGVRPDPFVAQLGLRTEKGRLVTDEYLNVPGYPEVYACGDAAAVPDLTRPGEICTMTAQHAQRQGKLVAHNIAASYGQGRRKPYKHHDLGWVVDLGGKDAAANPLKVSLSGLPAKAVTRGYHLMAMPGNRARVGADWVLDATLSRPAVQLGLVPANAVPLESESPETIRRH, from the coding sequence ATGACGAAACCTCGTGTGGTGATCGTGGGGGCCGGATTCGCCGGTTACCACGCGGCGAAGACGTTGAGCCGGCTGGCCGGCGACCGGGCCGAGATCGTCCTGCTGAACTCGACCGACTACTTCCTCTATCTGCCGCTGCTGCCCGAGGTGGCGGCCGGGGTGGTCGAGCCGACCCGGATCTCGGTGCCGCTGTCCGGCACGCTCGACGGGGTCCGGGTGGTGATCGGCGAGGCGGACCGGGTCGACCTGCAGAACCGCTGGGTGGGTTTCACCCAACCCGAGGGTGACCGCAACCAGCTCGCCTACGACCGGCTGGTGCTCGCCGTGGGCAGCGTCAACAAGCTGCTGCCGATCCCCGGCGTCACGGAGTACGCGCACGGCTTCCGGGGCCTGCCCGAGGCGCTCTACCTGCACGACCACGTGATCCGGCAGATCGAGCTGGCCGAGCAGGCCGAGGATCCGGCCGAGCAGCAGGCCCGAGCCACCTTCGTGGTGGTCGGCGCCGGCTACACCGGGACCGAGGTGGCTGCGCACGGGCAGCTCTTCACCGACGCGCTGGCCGCCCAGCGGCCCCGGCTGAGCATCCGCCCGCGGTGGATGCTGCTGGACGTGGCGCCCCGGGTGCTGCCCGAGCTGGACCAGCGGATGTCGCGCACCGCCGACCGGGTGCTGCGCCGGCGCGGCGTCGACGTGCGGATGGGCACCTCGGTCGCCGAGGCCACCGCCGACGGGGTCAAGCTCACCGACGGCGACTACGTGCCGACCTGCACGCTGGTCTGGTGCGTCGGCGTACGCCCCGACCCGTTCGTCGCCCAGCTCGGGCTGCGCACCGAGAAGGGCCGGCTGGTCACCGACGAGTACCTCAACGTGCCCGGCTACCCCGAGGTGTACGCCTGCGGCGACGCCGCCGCCGTGCCGGACCTGACCCGCCCCGGCGAGATCTGCACGATGACCGCCCAGCACGCCCAGCGGCAGGGCAAGCTCGTCGCGCACAACATCGCGGCGTCGTACGGGCAGGGCCGGCGCAAGCCGTACAAGCACCACGATCTGGGCTGGGTGGTCGACCTGGGTGGCAAGGACGCCGCGGCGAACCCGCTGAAGGTGTCGCTGTCCGGGCTGCCGGCGAAGGCGGTGACGCGGGGCTACCACCTGATGGCCATGCCGGGCAACCGGGCCCGGGTCGGCGCGGACTGGGTGCTGGACGCCACCCTGTCCCGGCCGGCGGTGCAGCTGGGCCTGGTCCCGGCGAACGCGGTGCCGCTGGAGAGCGAGTCGCCGGAGACGATCCGCCGACACTGA
- a CDS encoding AI-2E family transporter — protein sequence MSDADDRGTARRALIVIGLVLATVAGLALIWVTRRVLVWLVVAAFFAVALKPLVDRLERRLVRRRALATLLVFLAVFGLLAALGALIVVPLLDEVGRFVDRAPEVYRETRAGRGPFGEALERLRLRSYLVAHPDQVQRYGAQLRQPAVGVVRGVLTTLAGLLTVIVLAYLMVLEAPKIIRSTLGLVGDGAADRLRRIGRECSRTVTGYLTGNLLISVICGGLTFVVLALTGVPFAGVIALLVAVADLIPLVGATLGAIIAAGAGFLHSPTAGIVVLVFFVVYQQVENHLLQPVIMGRAVRLNPLTVLVSVLLAVELAGLLGALLAIPAAGVVQILLREFAPAGRWHVPIPAEGAGPDDAADDAR from the coding sequence ATGAGCGACGCCGACGACCGCGGCACCGCCCGCCGGGCGCTGATCGTGATCGGTCTGGTGCTGGCCACCGTCGCCGGTCTCGCGTTGATCTGGGTGACCCGGCGGGTGCTGGTGTGGCTGGTGGTGGCGGCGTTCTTCGCCGTCGCGCTCAAGCCCCTGGTCGACCGGCTGGAGCGGCGGCTGGTGCGCCGCCGGGCGCTCGCCACGCTGCTGGTGTTCCTGGCCGTGTTCGGCCTGCTCGCGGCGCTCGGCGCGCTGATCGTGGTGCCGTTGCTGGACGAGGTGGGCCGGTTCGTCGACCGGGCGCCGGAGGTGTACCGGGAGACCCGGGCCGGCCGGGGGCCGTTCGGCGAGGCGCTGGAGCGGCTGCGGCTGCGGTCGTACCTGGTGGCGCACCCGGACCAGGTCCAGCGGTACGGCGCGCAGCTGCGCCAACCGGCCGTCGGGGTGGTCCGTGGGGTGCTGACCACGCTGGCCGGGCTGCTGACCGTGATCGTGCTGGCGTATCTGATGGTGCTGGAGGCCCCGAAGATCATCCGCAGCACGCTGGGCCTGGTCGGCGACGGGGCGGCCGACCGGCTGCGGCGGATCGGCCGGGAGTGCTCGCGCACGGTCACCGGCTATCTCACCGGCAACCTGCTGATCAGCGTCATCTGCGGCGGCCTGACCTTCGTCGTGCTGGCCCTGACCGGCGTCCCGTTCGCCGGGGTGATCGCGTTGCTGGTCGCCGTGGCCGACCTGATCCCGCTGGTCGGGGCGACCCTCGGCGCGATCATCGCGGCCGGCGCCGGGTTCCTGCACTCCCCCACCGCCGGCATCGTGGTGCTGGTCTTCTTCGTGGTGTACCAGCAGGTCGAGAACCACCTGCTGCAACCGGTCATCATGGGCCGGGCGGTCCGGCTGAACCCGCTGACCGTGCTGGTGAGCGTGCTGCTCGCGGTGGAGCTCGCCGGCCTGCTCGGCGCGCTGCTGGCCATTCCGGCGGCGGGCGTCGTGCAGATCCTGCTGCGTGAGTTCGCCCCGGCCGGGCGCTGGCACGTCCCGATCCCCGCCGAGGGAGCCGGTCCGGACGACGCCGCCGACGACGCACGCTGA
- a CDS encoding spermidine synthase, with amino-acid sequence MPSDAPELVADPARRTGRTLLAGGVAQSYVDVADPRHLHFEYVRRMAALLDLAAPPGVPLTALHLGGGALTLPRYLAATRPGSPQTVVERDARVVELVARELPPLPPEVRVDVADARAAVTAAPAGRYDVVLGDVYRAARMPGHVAGVEFVAEVARVLRPDGAYLLNVTDLPPLVFCRTQVATLRAVFADVCLVADRRMVRGRRYGNLVLAAAVRPGRLPVTRLAARVARDPLPGVVLHAQTLDAFVAGARPATDATLAP; translated from the coding sequence ATGCCCTCCGACGCCCCGGAGCTGGTCGCCGACCCGGCCCGGCGGACCGGCCGCACGCTGCTCGCCGGTGGGGTCGCCCAGTCGTACGTCGACGTCGCCGACCCCCGCCACCTGCACTTCGAGTACGTCCGGCGGATGGCGGCCCTGCTCGACCTGGCCGCCCCGCCCGGCGTGCCGCTGACCGCGCTGCACCTGGGCGGCGGGGCGCTCACCCTGCCCCGCTACCTCGCCGCCACCCGCCCCGGCTCGCCGCAGACCGTCGTCGAGCGGGACGCCCGGGTGGTGGAGCTGGTCGCCCGGGAGCTGCCCCCGCTGCCGCCGGAGGTACGCGTCGACGTGGCCGACGCCCGCGCCGCCGTCACCGCCGCCCCGGCCGGCCGGTACGACGTGGTGCTCGGCGACGTCTACCGGGCGGCCCGGATGCCGGGGCACGTGGCCGGCGTGGAGTTCGTCGCCGAGGTGGCCCGGGTGCTCCGCCCGGACGGGGCGTACCTGCTCAACGTGACCGACCTGCCGCCGCTGGTCTTCTGCCGTACCCAGGTGGCCACCCTGCGGGCGGTCTTCGCCGACGTCTGCCTGGTCGCCGACCGGCGGATGGTCCGGGGCCGCCGCTACGGCAACCTGGTGCTGGCCGCGGCGGTCCGGCCCGGCCGGCTGCCGGTGACCCGGCTCGCGGCGCGGGTCGCCCGGGACCCGCTGCCCGGCGTGGTGCTGCACGCCCAGACGCTGGACGCCTTCGTCGCCGGGGCCCGCCCGGCCACCGACGCCACCCTGGCCCCCTGA